ATTGTGAAAGTAAAGTTAATATAGGTAAATACCTAGATTACTAgcaatttgttattatttattagcagtaataatgtttaaaaataaggCTCAGTATGGGGAGGGCTTAAAACCGTAAAattcttaattaataattaattatgtgtGGGGTGgttaaatataaatgaaaatcaatggcctgatattttttttacgtGTAGGTAACTATGTTAACATTTTTACGTATATTTCGTATTGTGTTCAATTGAGTAATTAATATGTCAGCTGTGATAGAATTTTGGTGAAAATAAGTtatatgtattaaaatatgattaaaatttatgtaagtagatttaaatttagaaaagtttaaaaataatgaatttatgttaaaaactgtcaactactttaaattgtaaaaatcagttttttattattttagacatttttcaaacgtttcaaaatatatttcctGGTTGTGAAATAATTTCTAACATTGACTCTGTATttatatacaattttaaaagaaTAGACACAATATATAATAGCAAATAGAATTAGGAAATCAGTATAAAAtggtatagatacctacttacttaatctagtatttaaatattagtacatggatataattattatggggagctggcgaacaaaacagtaggtacagttaCAGCATTGATTAAaataccttttttttctttaatcatTTTCGGCCCACTGAATACAAAATATCTAAACTCAtttctatgaaaaaatcatGGAGCGAGACCAATTATTAATCTAtggaaaaaatacataaaactgTAGGCTCAAATTGAGACTAAATAGGTAGGGTACCTAGTTCATGATTTCGATCAGtgaatacaaacttgaactaTTTCCGTGCTAAAATTAagtccaaagttcgtgatttcgatcaaaacggtacATTTACAATTAGTCTCACGAGCCATCATTCAGTGTCCTGTCAATTTCTTGCAATCACTTACACCGTTTTGTACAGCTTCTCATAAATTTCCTATGATGTCAAATTTTGACCAGATATTCGGATCGTAGTGTCAATAaccaattaagtaattaatcttGTCTCAtatttacctactaataatattattacctaaatTATTTAGTGAATGACCAATATAATGTACTTGTTCTAGTGTTTTTGAGTAGAATAATGTCTAGGTAGATATTTCTAGTCTTATAATTAGCATTTGTTAATAACTATTGAAATACTGTATACTTAATACAGATCGATAGATATAATTAAGTAAACTAACTACTAAATAATACTACTTAATCTAAACAAAAAACAAAGGGAATTGAAAAATAAcattgtattaaaattttaatatcctAAACCTTTTGCATTAATATCGTATATTGTTAAGTGCagatattttttaacatttaactTTTTTACTAAATCTACTACCACTACTATACTTTCACTACCTACTCTTATGTTCTTAGGACCGATATTTTATCAATCAACAAAATAATTGTTCAACtaaggaaaaaaaattatgttttcaaAATCTATTATCggttaaaatttatttagtaaTGGAATATTAATCAGCTTTTACTCGAatctaatattatgttattatatgGATATGTTAACATCAGTATCGATATTTTGTTTAATAGTctttggtcttattagtgggaggtcccgggttcgattcctggcagggatttggaattttataatttctaaatttctggtctggtttggtgggaggcctcggccgtggctagttaccaccgtaccggcaaagccgtgccgccaagcaatttagcgttccggtacgatgccctgtagaaaccaaaggtgtttgggcttaataaaaactgccatactccttccaggttagcgcgCTCCCACctaagactgcatcgtcacttaccatcaggtgagattgcagtcaagggctaacttgtatctgaataataaaaaataataataataataaagttatatatgaatcttattttaataaaacatggCATAAGTATATCTACTTTTACTTAACAACcctaaatactaaatatataatatgctAGTTGATTAAAATTCTTGCAATGTTAATTGTAACCCAACAAAGTTGATCATCTACGgcgtcatccatactaatataaaaaatgcgaaagtgttgtctgtctgctagcttttcatagcTCTGCTATCTTTTCATAGCTCTtgcgttaaaccgattttgacaaaatttggtacagactacagagatagcttgtatccttgcatcccagggaaggacataggtcgttagattcccggaaaatcaaagagttccctcgggatttttaaaaacctaaatcgacgaggtcgcgggcaatatctagtaataatataataatacaatgcCTAGTGCAAAGgtcatacaattttattttaaaactagctgatgcccgcgacttcgcgtggaattaggtttttttaaaaatcccgtgggaactctttggtttttcgggataaaaagtagcctatgtcacactacaggtctatatctatacccatgcaaaaaatcacgtcaacccgttgcaccgttgcgacgtgattgaaggacaaaccaacaaacaaacacactttcgcatttataataactactgataggcaaacgcttaaccacaatcacacttgatggaaagtgatgagtaataagatgggacgcgtttataTAAGATGCCTTCCAAACCTTAggcatgcgtatgaggaatgatgacgcagaacgtttcgtgcgtgtagatgggatgtcgacgacataaggatggaaactcgcccgacatcttgcggttcggtggtaaaatggtgaaggggggacaagatcgaaaagttcctgagcacactctccgaaatatagtatcttacaaaaaacatttcatgtaaatttAGCTGTcaagactcacaagttcataatgtcttctttgttaaaaagttatgacATCTCTAGTAGAGCCAAGCCCCAGCTGAGCTTCTATTTGTGCTGCCCACCCACCATGGGACCTGTCCCAACTCCAAAGTATATAACTCTTAAGTGCTCTTGactgtatcacatttataacaataaataactaataactCTACTTATAACCCCTGACTCTACAAACCCTACATCTTGGTAAAAAAAGTATGGCTTGGCCGTTTAATATTCGTGAAACTGTTATGTGACAACATATTTAAAGTTCATAAGGAATACTTTGTGCGACAATCACGAAATCGATATCGATGTGTTGGTTAGTAAAGCGGATGACGATGATTTTTGGTTTCTTGTAAGACATTTTTATAAGCATGATTATGGTAACGGAACCCTACGTTGCTGATATCTAACACGCGCTTAGCCAATTTATCTAAGTGTaacagtagtaggtaggtaggtactgcacaaagttataaaatattcaaattaaacCACGATTTTTACACCTCAATCTAACGACCAATTAAGGAACAATAACCAAACCGCTAACttcgattttaaaatgtatgaagTTATAAGCAAACGTTTAAAGTCGTGAAAATGATTCGGAACCTTACAAAATTCAGTACAGTTGTGATATTTCTAacaatatttacaatttacGTAGTGCTCTCATTCAAACCGCCAACAAAAGAAGAACAAATGGACAAATACAACAAAATGAATCAAGAAGTAGAACCGTTTAGAAAGAACTTAACAGAATGCGCGCGGCAAGTCAGAGCTTCAATGGTCGACGTCGAAAACTTCTTGAAAAGGATCCCTCAGTCAACAATGCAAGGTAAATGCTTCGTTGCCTGCATCCTAAGACGAAATAACATCATAAAGAACAACAAAATATCAGAAGAGAATCTTCTAGAAGTAAACAGAGCGGTTTACGGAGAAGATGGAGAAGTTATGTCAAGATTAAAATCTGCGATCGACGAGTGTTACAAAGCGGTTGAAATGATTTTCGAAATATGCGAGTATGCGTCGGTGTTTAACGATTGCATGCATATGAAAATGGAGCACATTTTGGACAAAGTCACCATGGAGAGGCGCATGGCGGCTTTGGGTCAAATGACGTCAGATCCCGATGTCTGGactgatgatgaagatgatcaTTTGAAGCTGGTTAAAGACGAATTATAGtttgcatatttttttattgttgatTTTTATAATGTAATAAACATCTTGTGGCTATAATTTTGTTGTACCTACACAAATCTCTGCTAgactaaatctagtgctattcttttctgtAGGGATGCTCCCTacagaaaagaatagcactagatttagttCCTTTTTCCCTTATTTTTCCTATtaaggtaaggaaccctaaaaatagttttttttatcttttcttttgtaTTGTAAAACGTTATAGAAACTTTAGGAACACCATAATTCACGGAATATACCACATAATTTACGCTTAACTTTTTTAATGGCATCCTACTAAAGCCCCactattttacataatatttacaatgttacccgttCTTACAGGAAAACTTGATCCACTTTTGACGCCGGCTCCACGTATTGGCGCCAATGctggccccaacactgttcgcccaatGTGTGGATCGTTGCCAACGTTGGGGCCAATGCTAATTTCCCGACGACGCGTCGGACGCGACGGCCGGTAAATTGCTAAATTCTTGGTAAATTACACTCGAACAGTGTTGGGGCTCGTGTTGTGGCCAAAGaatttggaagtactactacatGGTTGTGGCTAATGTCTTGAGTCGCAATATGagcaatagtacctacttagaaattctttggcaATATTCATGGTTTTCTTGTAAAGTTGGCACTATTGCTAGTCTAtggatgatttttttatttctttcccGCCCAAGCGGCAAGCCGGCCCAAgctatcctatatgttattggtctgtggccCAAGCGGCCAAGCCGGAAGCAGGAAGCCCCaaacaaaaattacaaattacaaaatggcgaTTTCTACAAAAGGCGTGTGGCGTGTGCGATGGCGTATCAAGAAGTAAAAAAGAATTTGCTTTGTGCGTTTTGAACAGTTCTATAGAAAGTgatgtaaattgtttaaaaatttaaatgtgaatTTGATTGAAGAAGTTCATTTTCGTTGAAACGACGAAATTATGCCTTTTGTGGCAGTGTGGTAAAATTTTTCGTCGATTTTTTGCATCTTCCGATTGTTTGGAATCGCTTGAAATCTTGgtctttgttttatttcttatgaAAGTATAGGTAGACTACATACATGAAGGAAAACCTAATAGAAGTAAGTCTTGTCCAAGGAAACTAGCCACTGTAGTTGTACTCAAGCCACCGTAGCCATAATGGCTACCTCTGTGGAAGCGTGCTTTCGTTTTGTAACTGATTTCTGGCCGTCTGCCGAAGGGCTTTGTAAATGTAATCAAACTTCATGCCGTCATGGTCCATTTATTTATGATGTTTATTGAGCATTGGTTAGTTCGTGTCTAGATGATCACATAATTTATGAAAtcgtttaaattttttgtccCCAAGCAAGTCTTTAAAGGAAATTTATTAGTATGGTGCACAATTAGTGAAGACTGGAATGTCCTAGGATATCAGGTGATCTGTGTTGCCTTCTGATGTGATTCCGAGACTTCTGGATTGGCTTCACATATAAGGAATAATAACCTTGCTTCGCTTTAAAAGATTGGTTGCAGCTAGGTAAGCTTATTGTTCcttgtataatatgtagttaattCTGCAAACTGGGTCCCAATTTCCATCTCAGTTATTTGCAGTACTTGCAAACAAGAGTATGCTCAATTTATCAATCATGACAGAAATATAATTTGACTTATAGTGAGACATTATTTAGCATCAAAATATGCTATCTATATGGTTGGTTCTGTCCACAACCTTTGTTCATTATAAATTTGGATTGCTGACAAAGTTAGCTTGGTCATTTCCGAACTCtacattttaaagtaaaacaaaTTGTACTTAGTTCACAAACAACAAACATGTTttgtataagaaataacaaCTTGCTCAGCAAAGCAAACTTGTTGTTCCTTGTGCATTACAATGGAAATTAAGTTTGGTGAAGATTAAAAAGGCCTAAAGGTGTCGGGATTGTATACTGATGCAATTCCACTGTCGCAAACTTTGCAATATAATTGACTTCTTATGGTGATACGTTATTTAGCATTGAAATATCTACATTTCGTTCTGACTTCCGGCCACAACGtaagtttacaaaaaattgaattgttGGCAAAGTTAGCTTGGTCATCGTACAATTCTACAGTTCCAAGTAACAAGCAACAAGTCTGTTGTATAAGGAATAACAAGTTTGCTCAACAAAGCAAGGTTATTGTTCCTTGTATGTAATGGAAGTATGGTGCGAAATTAGAGTGACAAAATGTCTGGTGATTTGTCTTGTCCACTGTTGCAAATATACACGGTTGGTTCTGACCACATTGGTTCATTACAAAATTGGATTGTTGACAAAGCTAGCTTGGTTGGTTCTGACCACCTTGGTTAATTACAAAATTGGATTGTCGACAAAGGTAGCTGCTTGGTCATCGTCAAATTCTACAGTTCAAAGTAACAAATACACCTTTCTAAGAATTAATGGTTTTGTTCACAAGCAACAAGTCTATTGTATGTATAAGGAATAACAATTTTGCTCAGCAAAGCAAGCTTATTGTTCCTTGTACATATGTAATGGAACTGTGACGAAATGTCATGTGAGTTGTTCTTATCCACTGTTGCAAATCCTGCAATATAATTGACTTCTAACATTATATAGCATCAAAATATCTACATGGTTCTGACCACGTTGGTTCATTATAAAATTGGATTGTTAACAAAGTTAGCTTGGTTCGAATTCTGCATTTCAAAGTAAAACAAATTGTACTGTGTATACAAACAACAAACATCTTttgtataagaaataacaaCTTTGCTCAGCAAAGCAAGCTTGTTGTTCTTTGTGCGTAACAATGCAAGTTTATAATTGACTTCTAATGGTGAGATGTTATTTAGCATCAAAATATCTACATGTTTTTTTTCTGCCTTCCGACCACAATGTAAGTTcactaaaaattgaattgtTGGCAAAGTTAGCCTGGTCATCGTAAAATTCAACAGTTTAAAGTAACAAACATCTTCCTAAGAATTTATGGTTTTGTTCACAAGCAACAAATCTGTTGTATAAGGAATAACAATTTTGCTCAGCAAAGCAAGCTTATTGTTCCTTGTATGTAATGGAAGTATGGTGAGAGATTAGTGACAAAATGTTAGGTGATTTGTCTTGTCCACTTGCAAATCCTGCAATATAATTGACTTCTAACATTATATAGCAACAAAATATCTACATGGCTGGTTCGACCACGTTGGTTCATTACAAAATTGGATTGTTGACTAAGGTAGCTGCTTGGTCATCGTCGAATTCTACAGTTCGAagtaacaaacacaccttcctaaaagtttataatagttttttttattgtcaggcataaaacccataaacatttaaaaattacaataaaataaaataaatatggttTTGTTCACAACTTGTGACTTGTTACTTGTGAATCACAAGTAACAAGTCTGTTGTATAAGGAATAACAACTTTGCTCAGCAAAGCACGCTTATTGTTCCTTGTATGTAATGGAAGTATGGTGCGAAATTTGTGACAAAATGTCAAGTGATATTTGTCTTGTCCACTGTTGCAAATCCTGCAATATAATTGACTAACATTATATAGCATCAAAATATCAGATCTACATGGTTGGTTCAGACCACAACGTTGGTTCATTACAAAATTGGATTGAAGTCTGTTGTAAAAGGAATAACAATTTTGCTCAGCAAAGCAAACTTATTGTTTCTTGTAAGTAATGGAAGCATGGTGCGAGATTAGTGACAAAATGTTAGGTGATTTGTCTTGTCCACTTGCAAATCCTGCAATATAATTGACTTCTAACATTATATAGCATCAAAATATCAGATCTACATGGTTGGTTCAGACCACTACGTTGGTTCATTACAAAATTGGATTGAAGTCTGTTGTAAAAGGAATTACAATTTTGCTCAGAAAAGCAAACTTATTGTTTCTTGTAAGTAATGGAAGTATGGTGCGAGATTAGTGACAAAATGTTAGGTGATTTGTCTTGTCCACTTGCAAATCCTGCAATATAATTGACTTCTAACATTATATAGCATCAAAATATCAGATACCCATGGTTGGTTCAGACCACTACGTTGGTTCATTACAAAATTGGATTGAAGTCTGTTGTAAAAGGA
This portion of the Maniola hyperantus chromosome 22, iAphHyp1.2, whole genome shotgun sequence genome encodes:
- the LOC117993011 gene encoding general odorant-binding protein 19d-like; amino-acid sequence: MIRNLTKFSTVVIFLTIFTIYVVLSFKPPTKEEQMDKYNKMNQEVEPFRKNLTECARQVRASMVDVENFLKRIPQSTMQGKCFVACILRRNNIIKNNKISEENLLEVNRAVYGEDGEVMSRLKSAIDECYKAVEMIFEICEYASVFNDCMHMKMEHILDKVTMERRMAALGQMTSDPDVWTDDEDDHLKLVKDEL